The following coding sequences lie in one Kamptonema formosum PCC 6407 genomic window:
- a CDS encoding response regulator transcription factor, producing the protein MQKILVVDDELDCQAVLAIYLESRGYQVECASSGLEALSIFESNPPDLVISDVMMPHMDGFEFCRRLRSSRLGQLVPFIFLSGQGELESKVEGHSIGGDDYLVKPFQPKEILAKVKGQLERSHRIHAEIVRLLQNSGVEQVKIPPPTVTPESQPLPLTPAEERVFWEVIQGYTNKQISDRLFISPRTVQAHLSSIFSKLQLENRSQLVRFALEGGYKPTEPSPKKIKN; encoded by the coding sequence ATGCAAAAGATATTAGTAGTTGACGACGAACTAGACTGTCAGGCAGTCTTAGCAATTTATCTGGAAAGCCGAGGATATCAGGTTGAATGTGCGAGTTCAGGTCTTGAAGCCCTATCTATTTTTGAAAGCAATCCTCCAGATCTGGTGATTTCAGATGTGATGATGCCACATATGGACGGGTTTGAATTTTGCCGTCGCCTGCGTTCGAGCCGTTTGGGTCAGTTAGTACCATTTATATTTTTATCAGGTCAAGGAGAGTTAGAATCGAAAGTTGAAGGTCATTCTATTGGCGGAGATGACTATCTAGTAAAGCCTTTTCAACCAAAGGAAATACTAGCTAAAGTGAAGGGACAGTTGGAGCGGAGTCACCGTATTCATGCTGAAATTGTCCGCTTGCTCCAAAACTCTGGTGTTGAACAGGTAAAGATTCCACCTCCAACTGTAACACCGGAGTCTCAACCTTTACCCTTAACACCCGCAGAGGAAAGAGTCTTTTGGGAGGTGATTCAAGGTTATACAAATAAGCAAATTAGCGATCGCCTTTTTATAAGTCCCCGCACCGTGCAAGCTCATCTTAGTAGTATCTTCAGCAAGCTACAACTAGAAAATCGCTCTCAGTTAGTTCGCTTTGCCTTAGAAGGAGGATATAAACCTACTGAACCTTCGCCGAAGAAAATTAAAAATTAA
- a CDS encoding EAL domain-containing response regulator produces the protein MIKILVIEDESLIRETLVELLEAHDFRVSAVENGRMGVKVALSEIPDLILCDVQMPDLDGYEVLKALRQNRLTSAVPFIFLTAQSAKAEFRRGMELGADDYLTKPFTKEELLGAIASILSKRKTITQPLTQALHQAEARLNDLVNESVITNTISNEKLALEIEIRHALAQNEFEVYYQPQVELATGEIIGAEALVRWNHPEKGTISPAEFIPLAEETGLIIQMGEWVLFTACTQTAWWIASGFANFRISVNLSVRQLSDPQLLPRIIEILKVTGLEPGNLELEVTESAVMENVAVATATLNELKSLGIRIAIDDFGTGYASLGYLKQFPFDCLKIDKCFVSNVASDAHNKAITTAVIQLAHNLELTVIAEGVETEAELDFLRDKQCDIIQGYLFSPAKPAAEFETFLTAGKRLSSPSLMSKSSRVINLVPISEEEGSDQFFSSGLKSSRLSYQMSAFWAN, from the coding sequence ATGATCAAAATTCTGGTGATTGAAGACGAATCACTAATCCGGGAAACGCTAGTGGAACTGCTGGAAGCCCACGATTTTCGAGTTAGTGCTGTTGAGAATGGTCGGATGGGGGTAAAAGTGGCGCTTTCTGAGATCCCAGATTTAATTTTGTGTGACGTGCAGATGCCCGATCTAGACGGTTACGAAGTGCTCAAAGCCCTGCGCCAAAACCGACTCACCTCTGCGGTTCCGTTTATTTTTCTCACCGCTCAATCCGCCAAGGCTGAATTTCGTCGGGGAATGGAATTGGGAGCGGATGACTACCTCACTAAGCCATTTACGAAGGAAGAATTGCTCGGCGCGATCGCGTCAATTCTCTCTAAGAGGAAAACCATCACTCAACCTCTCACTCAAGCACTTCATCAAGCGGAAGCAAGGCTGAACGATCTAGTTAATGAGTCGGTAATTACCAATACGATTTCTAATGAGAAATTGGCGCTGGAAATTGAAATCCGCCACGCTTTAGCACAGAATGAATTTGAAGTTTACTATCAGCCACAGGTAGAACTCGCCACTGGCGAAATTATCGGTGCAGAAGCTTTAGTACGGTGGAACCATCCCGAAAAAGGTACGATCTCGCCAGCCGAATTTATTCCCCTAGCAGAAGAGACAGGCTTAATTATCCAGATGGGAGAGTGGGTATTATTTACTGCTTGCACTCAAACGGCCTGGTGGATCGCCTCTGGATTTGCTAACTTCCGAATATCAGTCAATCTATCAGTTCGTCAACTCTCCGATCCCCAGCTTTTGCCCCGAATTATTGAAATATTAAAGGTTACTGGCTTAGAACCCGGCAATTTAGAATTAGAGGTGACGGAAAGCGCAGTAATGGAAAATGTTGCTGTCGCTACTGCTACTTTAAATGAACTTAAATCTCTAGGAATTCGGATCGCAATTGATGATTTTGGAACTGGCTATGCTTCATTAGGTTATCTCAAACAATTTCCTTTTGATTGTTTGAAAATTGATAAATGCTTTGTGAGTAACGTTGCCAGCGATGCTCATAATAAAGCAATTACAACAGCCGTAATTCAACTCGCTCATAATCTAGAGCTAACAGTGATTGCTGAAGGCGTAGAAACTGAGGCAGAATTAGATTTTTTAAGAGACAAACAGTGTGATATCATACAGGGGTATTTGTTTAGCCCAGCTAAACCAGCCGCAGAATTTGAAACCTTTTTAACGGCAGGTAAGCGATTATCATCCCCTTCTTTGATGTCTAAATCTAGTCGAGTTATCAATTTGGTGCCAATCTCAGAGGAAGAAGGATCGGATCAATTTTTTTCTTCAGGTTTAAAATCTTCTAGATTGAGCTACCAAATGTCAGCTTTTTGGGCTAATTGA
- a CDS encoding RecB family exonuclease: MPYPLSATKLQDYHRCPKSYYFKYERGLKTKAFFVSPALGKALHAALAKIYWDWHYLDPLPKMTWINQCWESVSSLLSSELQASGAEILNTYYCQFIAPLISLRKPLAVEGKIQATLNLCNVDFKITGRYDRLDWLEDGLELIDYKSTKTMPAFDPDEIDLQIGLYYLALEQKYHQSLKQMSLLYVQLGEEIVFEATPEHKQQVEATIGELAVQLRTDSEWQPNPGKQCTKCTYTRYCPAVTDPPDPLPDRAKEQSHLQLSLELD; encoded by the coding sequence ATGCCCTACCCACTCTCAGCTACTAAATTACAAGACTATCACCGCTGTCCGAAATCCTACTATTTCAAGTACGAACGAGGATTGAAAACTAAAGCTTTTTTCGTTTCTCCCGCTTTAGGAAAAGCTTTACACGCAGCCCTCGCTAAAATTTATTGGGATTGGCACTATCTCGATCCGTTACCGAAAATGACTTGGATTAACCAATGTTGGGAAAGCGTGAGTTCTCTTTTGAGCAGCGAATTGCAGGCTTCGGGAGCAGAGATTTTAAACACTTATTACTGCCAATTTATTGCGCCCTTGATATCGTTAAGAAAGCCTTTAGCCGTAGAAGGAAAAATCCAAGCAACTTTGAATTTGTGCAATGTAGATTTTAAGATTACTGGTCGCTACGATCGCCTAGACTGGCTCGAAGATGGATTAGAACTAATCGATTACAAATCCACTAAAACTATGCCAGCCTTTGACCCCGATGAAATCGACTTGCAGATCGGGTTGTACTACTTAGCTTTAGAACAAAAATATCATCAGAGTTTGAAGCAAATGAGTCTACTGTACGTGCAACTAGGAGAAGAAATTGTATTTGAAGCTACTCCCGAACATAAACAGCAGGTAGAAGCAACAATTGGCGAACTTGCAGTGCAGTTGCGGACAGATAGTGAGTGGCAGCCAAATCCCGGAAAACAATGTACAAAATGTACCTATACTCGCTATTGTCCTGCTGTTACTGACCCCCCCGATCCCCTACCAGATCGGGCGAAAGAACAAAGCCATTTGCAACTTTCTCTAGAATTAGATTAA
- a CDS encoding YidH family protein encodes MNAEPKPHNESRVREHLSNERTYLAWMRTAIALMAFAVVIIRLRAFHPPLVSSIGVGWKLSIILSLVALGTVLMSTQHYFAVRQDIDRDVHEPGDRWVILLSLTVTLLGTGIIYLVLFQ; translated from the coding sequence GTGAATGCGGAACCAAAGCCGCATAATGAGTCGCGGGTACGGGAACACTTATCAAACGAGCGTACTTATTTAGCTTGGATGCGGACTGCGATCGCGCTAATGGCCTTTGCGGTCGTAATCATCCGTCTGCGAGCTTTTCATCCACCCTTGGTTTCCAGTATTGGGGTTGGCTGGAAGTTAAGCATAATTCTTTCTCTGGTTGCTTTGGGGACGGTGTTGATGTCAACTCAACACTATTTCGCTGTCCGCCAAGATATCGATCGGGATGTCCATGAACCAGGCGATCGCTGGGTTATTCTTTTAAGTCTCACTGTCACGCTTTTAGGAACAGGGATTATATATTTGGTATTGTTTCAATAA
- a CDS encoding alpha/beta hydrolase, producing the protein MSFLYKLLTVVGGVCALGYFAICTFLFINQTKFLFFPIQAIDITPDFFNLVYEDVWLPIVTKTGQVERIHGWWMPSAKSIPEQQQQVVLYLHGNGSNIGANLEHANRFHQLGLSVLLIDYRGYGRSTGNFPNESQVYQDAKTAWGYLVKEREIPPSQIFIYGHSLGGAIAIDLAVHHPEAAGLIVESSFTSTREMVDYKRSFRMFPIDLILTQRFDSIAKVSKLKMPVLFIHGTADTVVPVEMSKKLFEAAREPKELYIVPNADHTNTAKTAGAAYLQRIREFLQ; encoded by the coding sequence ATGTCTTTTTTATATAAGTTGCTGACAGTTGTTGGAGGAGTCTGCGCCCTGGGCTATTTTGCTATCTGTACGTTCCTATTCATAAACCAGACTAAGTTTCTATTTTTCCCGATACAGGCGATCGATATTACTCCTGATTTTTTTAACTTGGTCTATGAAGATGTCTGGTTGCCGATAGTTACTAAAACTGGACAGGTGGAACGCATTCACGGTTGGTGGATGCCAAGTGCGAAATCAATTCCAGAGCAACAACAGCAAGTAGTATTATATTTACATGGCAATGGCTCCAATATAGGAGCTAATCTCGAACACGCTAATCGGTTTCACCAGTTGGGTTTGTCAGTATTGTTGATTGATTACCGAGGTTACGGCCGGAGTACGGGCAATTTTCCCAATGAATCACAGGTTTATCAAGATGCTAAAACTGCTTGGGGTTATTTAGTCAAAGAACGGGAGATCCCTCCCAGTCAAATTTTTATTTACGGTCATTCTTTAGGTGGTGCGATCGCCATTGATTTAGCTGTGCATCACCCAGAAGCAGCCGGGTTGATTGTCGAAAGTTCCTTTACTTCAACACGGGAGATGGTGGACTATAAGCGTTCTTTTCGGATGTTCCCTATAGATTTGATACTGACGCAGCGGTTTGACTCGATCGCTAAAGTCTCCAAGCTAAAAATGCCCGTGCTGTTTATTCACGGTACTGCTGATACTGTGGTTCCTGTTGAGATGAGCAAAAAATTGTTTGAGGCAGCTCGCGAACCCAAAGAATTATATATTGTACCTAATGCCGATCACACAAATACGGCTAAAACTGCTGGTGCTGCATATCTTCAAAGAATACGCGAATTTTTACAATAG
- the glgX gene encoding glycogen debranching protein GlgX encodes MNSEILPGLSFPLGATVISEGVNFCIYSKNATALELLLFNSPDAPEPDRVIKLDPKENRTHYYWHVFIADIGAGQIYAYRAYGPFIPEKGLRFDGEKVLLDPYALAVVGWENYSRSAACLPGDNCSTALRGVVVDPSTYDWEGDIPQRRPYSQTLIYELHVGGFTRNPNSGVSPEKRGTYAGLIEKIPYLQELGITAVELLPVHEFDEQDVRPGLKNYWGYSTIAFFAPHRAYSYRRDPIGPVDEFRDMVKALHKAGIEVILDVVFNHTAEGSEDGPTLSFKGLENAAYYILEEDQSKYSNYSGCGNTLKGNHDIVGRMIIDSLEYWVSEMHIDGFRFDLASVLSRSQSGHPLTDPPILWAIESNPILVNAKVIAEAWDAAGLYQVGSFIGDRFAEWNGPYRDEVRRFVKGDPGTLVRLAARIMGSPDIYPQVDREPNRSINFITCHDGFTLNDLVCYNEKHNEANNEDSRDGANDNFSWNCGVEGETDDPAIEALRLRQIKNFFTIILTSQGTPMLLMGDEVRRSQGGNNNSYCQDNALSWFNWNGVEQHSGLVRFVKGLIQFSQSLEIFHQERILTVTFGSQEPHIIWHGVELGKPDWSINSHVLAFTLRHPKAGENLHIILNAYWKPLAFELPPLGRDESWHRIVDTALATPDDFSPLEVAPSVTGKAYQTEARSAVVLMARSNFH; translated from the coding sequence ATGAATTCTGAGATATTACCTGGTTTAAGTTTCCCCCTCGGCGCTACAGTCATCTCCGAAGGCGTTAACTTCTGCATTTACTCCAAAAACGCTACAGCTTTAGAACTGCTGCTTTTTAATTCCCCTGATGCACCCGAACCCGATCGCGTCATTAAACTTGACCCTAAAGAAAATAGAACTCACTACTACTGGCACGTTTTTATCGCCGATATTGGCGCAGGACAAATTTACGCTTACCGCGCCTACGGCCCCTTTATCCCAGAAAAAGGACTGCGTTTCGATGGCGAAAAAGTGCTGCTCGATCCCTATGCTCTCGCCGTAGTAGGATGGGAAAATTATAGTCGCTCAGCAGCCTGTCTTCCCGGAGACAATTGTTCAACCGCCTTGAGAGGCGTAGTTGTCGATCCGAGTACCTACGACTGGGAAGGGGATATCCCCCAACGCCGCCCCTATTCTCAGACTTTAATTTACGAACTGCACGTCGGCGGTTTCACGCGCAACCCTAACTCTGGGGTGTCCCCAGAAAAACGCGGTACCTATGCCGGTCTAATCGAAAAAATTCCTTACCTCCAAGAATTGGGGATCACCGCAGTCGAATTGCTACCTGTCCACGAATTTGATGAACAAGACGTGCGGCCAGGACTTAAAAATTACTGGGGTTATAGTACGATCGCATTTTTTGCTCCCCATCGCGCCTACAGTTACCGCCGCGATCCCATTGGGCCCGTAGACGAATTTCGCGACATGGTTAAGGCCCTACACAAAGCTGGAATTGAAGTCATCCTCGATGTCGTATTTAACCACACGGCTGAGGGTAGCGAAGACGGGCCGACACTTTCCTTTAAGGGATTAGAGAATGCAGCTTATTACATTCTGGAGGAGGATCAATCTAAATATAGCAACTACAGCGGTTGCGGTAACACCTTGAAAGGTAATCACGATATTGTCGGGCGGATGATTATTGATAGCCTGGAATACTGGGTTTCCGAGATGCACATAGACGGGTTTCGCTTCGATTTAGCCTCCGTACTTTCTCGCAGCCAATCAGGTCATCCTCTCACAGATCCACCGATTTTGTGGGCGATCGAATCTAACCCAATTTTGGTAAACGCCAAGGTAATTGCAGAAGCTTGGGATGCAGCGGGACTTTATCAAGTCGGTTCCTTTATTGGCGATCGCTTTGCCGAATGGAATGGCCCTTACCGAGACGAAGTACGGCGTTTCGTCAAAGGAGATCCAGGAACCCTAGTCAGACTAGCAGCGCGGATTATGGGCAGTCCCGATATCTACCCCCAAGTTGACCGCGAACCAAATCGTAGCATCAACTTTATCACCTGCCATGATGGTTTTACCCTCAACGATCTAGTTTGCTACAACGAGAAACATAACGAAGCAAATAACGAAGATAGCCGCGATGGAGCTAATGATAATTTTAGCTGGAATTGCGGTGTAGAAGGAGAAACAGACGACCCTGCCATTGAAGCTTTGCGCTTACGGCAAATCAAAAATTTCTTCACAATTATTCTGACTTCTCAAGGTACACCGATGCTACTGATGGGGGACGAAGTGCGGCGATCGCAGGGGGGAAATAATAATAGTTACTGTCAAGACAACGCATTGAGTTGGTTTAACTGGAATGGTGTAGAACAACACTCAGGTTTAGTGCGCTTTGTTAAAGGACTCATCCAATTTTCTCAGTCCCTAGAGATTTTCCATCAAGAACGAATATTAACTGTTACCTTTGGCAGTCAAGAACCTCACATTATCTGGCACGGAGTGGAGTTAGGGAAGCCAGATTGGAGCATTAACTCTCACGTTTTAGCTTTTACTCTCCGACATCCTAAAGCTGGGGAAAACCTGCATATTATACTCAATGCCTACTGGAAACCCCTAGCATTTGAATTGCCGCCGCTAGGAAGAGACGAATCTTGGCATCGCATTGTCGATACTGCATTAGCCACTCCTGATGATTTTTCTCCTCTAGAAGTAGCGCCGTCTGTTACGGGAAAAGCTTATCAGACAGAGGCGCGATCTGCTGTAGTCCTGATGGCGCGATCGAACTTTCATTGA
- a CDS encoding NAD(P)(+) transhydrogenase (Re/Si-specific) subunit beta: MSDFLPSGIQLSYLVAASLFIIGLKQLGSPATARQGNVLAAIGMAIAIVGTLLERQVVSYELIVVGIIAGSILGTIMAKTVAMTDMPQMVGLLNGFGGAASALVAVGEFWRYLSIPESPTPDATITIVLGVLIGGITFTGSLLAFGKLQELLPGAPITFPFQQPVNAALAIALLAGSAYLVFDPENFSVFLGLILISNILGIMFVLPIGGGDMPVVISLLNSYSGIAASVAGFILMNNMLIIAGALVGASGIILTQIMCKAMNRSLASVLFSAFGSSGGGATTAAAGSAIDKTVRSIDMEESAMMLGYARSVVIIPGYGMAVAQAQHAVRELADQLEGLGVDVKYAIHPVAGRMPGHMNVLLAEANVPYPQLYDMDDINPLFDETDVALVIGANDVVNPAARHDTASPIYGMPILEVERAKHTIVIKRGMNAGFSGVDNELFYKDKTMMLFGGAKDVVAKLVSEVKQL; encoded by the coding sequence ATGAGCGATTTTCTGCCTAGTGGCATTCAGTTAAGCTATTTAGTAGCTGCGTCATTATTCATCATTGGTTTGAAACAATTAGGATCGCCAGCAACGGCGCGTCAAGGTAATGTTTTAGCTGCAATTGGGATGGCGATCGCGATCGTTGGTACATTGCTGGAACGTCAAGTTGTCAGCTACGAACTAATTGTCGTCGGTATCATCGCTGGTTCCATTTTGGGAACGATCATGGCAAAAACTGTGGCCATGACAGATATGCCGCAGATGGTAGGTTTGCTCAATGGCTTTGGTGGTGCGGCTTCTGCCTTAGTTGCCGTCGGTGAATTTTGGCGCTATCTCAGCATCCCCGAATCTCCGACCCCCGACGCTACGATCACGATCGTTTTGGGCGTGTTGATTGGCGGGATCACCTTTACTGGTAGCTTATTGGCTTTTGGTAAATTGCAAGAATTGCTTCCCGGTGCGCCGATTACCTTTCCCTTTCAGCAACCGGTAAATGCTGCATTGGCGATAGCACTTTTAGCCGGTAGCGCCTATTTAGTCTTCGATCCCGAAAATTTCTCAGTATTCCTGGGTTTAATCCTGATCTCCAACATACTCGGCATCATGTTTGTGCTGCCAATCGGCGGCGGCGATATGCCTGTGGTGATCTCGCTGCTAAACTCCTATTCGGGGATCGCTGCGAGTGTAGCTGGGTTCATCTTGATGAACAATATGCTAATCATCGCGGGGGCACTGGTGGGCGCTTCGGGGATCATCCTCACACAGATTATGTGTAAGGCGATGAACCGTTCTCTAGCAAGCGTTTTGTTTAGTGCCTTTGGTAGTAGCGGTGGCGGGGCCACGACTGCTGCTGCTGGTAGTGCGATCGACAAGACTGTTCGCAGCATAGACATGGAAGAAAGCGCCATGATGTTAGGCTATGCGCGATCGGTCGTGATCATTCCTGGTTATGGGATGGCCGTAGCCCAAGCACAGCACGCTGTCCGCGAATTAGCAGATCAATTGGAAGGCCTCGGCGTTGACGTAAAATATGCGATTCACCCAGTAGCCGGACGGATGCCGGGACACATGAACGTACTATTAGCAGAAGCGAACGTGCCTTATCCGCAATTGTACGATATGGATGATATCAATCCTTTGTTTGATGAGACTGATGTAGCTCTAGTAATTGGGGCAAATGATGTAGTAAATCCAGCCGCCCGTCACGATACAGCTAGTCCGATTTATGGAATGCCAATTCTAGAAGTAGAAAGGGCAAAGCATACAATCGTAATTAAGCGCGGGATGAATGCTGGTTTTTCTGGTGTAGATAACGAGCTTTTCTACAAGGATAAAACGATGATGCTGTTTGGTGGCGCTAAGGATGTAGTTGCCAAGTTGGTGTCTGAGGTGAAGCAGTTGTAA